From the genome of Vigna angularis cultivar LongXiaoDou No.4 chromosome 11, ASM1680809v1, whole genome shotgun sequence, one region includes:
- the LOC108334481 gene encoding protein SRG1 isoform X1, translated as MGDSSKNPSGTSILVPSVQELAKQNLSAVPHRYIQPHHEDMHLISQQTHGLQIPVIDMHNLLSAESKTSELQKLHLACKHWGFFQLVNHGVSLSLVEKVKVEIQEFFNLPMSEKKKFWQSSEHMEGFGQAFVVSEDQELDWADLYYMTTLPKHLRMPHLFPKLPLPFRDTLETYSEEMKDLALNIIGHMGKALKIEEKEIKELFEDGIQLMRMNYYPPCPEPDKVIGLTPHSDGIGLTILLQVNEVEGLQIRKDGLWVPVKPLPNAFIVNVGDILEIITNGNYKSIEHRATVNAEKERLSMATFYSPKEDGVVGPASSLISEETPARFRSIGVKDYFKGLFSRKLDGKSYVEVMRI; from the exons ATGGGAGATAGCAGCAAGAATCCTTCTGGAACTTCAATTCTGGTACCATCAGTTCAAGAGTTGGCTAAACAGAATTTGTCTGCTGTTCCTCACAGATACATTCAACCTCACCATGAAGACATGCACCTCATCTCTCAACAAACTCATGGTCTTCAGATTCCAGTTATCGACATGCACAACTTGCTTTCTGCAGAATCTAAAACTTCAGAACTTCAAAAGCTTCATCTTGCTTGCAAACATTGGGGATTCTTCCAG CTGGTAAATCATGGGGTTAGTCTTTCTTTGGTGGAGAAAGTAAAGGTGGAAATTCAAGAATTTTTCAACCTTCCAATGtcagagaagaaaaagttttggCAGAGTTCAGAGCATATGGAAGGTTTTGGACAAGCATTTGTTGTGAGTGAAGATCAAGAACTTGATTGGGCTGACCTTTATTACATGACAACCCTCCCAAAACATTTAAGAATGCCTCATTTATTTCCAAAGCTCCCTCTTCCTTTCAG AGACACTCTGGAAACTTACTCAGAAGAAATGAAAGATCTGGCCTTGAATATTATTGGTCATATGGGAAAAGCTTTGAAGattgaagaaaaggaaataaaggAATTATTTGAAGATGGAATTCAACTGATGAGGATGAATTACTACCCTCCATGCCCTGAACCAGATAAGGTTATAGGACTTACCCCTCATTCAGATGGAATTGGACTTACTATTCTCCTGCAAGTCAATGAAGTAGAAGGGTTGCAGATAAGAAAAGATGGCTTGTGGGTTCCAGTTAAACCCTTGCCTAATGCATTCATTGTAAATGTCGGGGACATATTAGAg ATAATAACGAACGGAAACTACAAAAGCATCGAACATCGGGCAACAGTAAATGCAGAAAAAGAAAGACTCTCAATGGCAACATTCTACAGTCCAAAGGAAGATGGTGTGGTGGGTCCCGCATCAAGCTTGATCAGTGAAGAAACACCAGCACGATTCAGAAGCATTGGAGTGAAGGACTACTTCAAGGGCCTGTTTTCGAGAAAACTTGATGGAAAGTCCTACGTGGAAGTCATGAGAATATAG
- the LOC108334481 gene encoding protein SRG1 isoform X2: MGDSSKNPSGTSILVPSVQELAKQNLSAVPHRYIQPHHEDMHLISQQTHGLQIPVIDMHNLLSAESKTSELQKLHLACKHWGFFQLVNHGVSLSLVEKVKVEIQEFFNLPMSEKKKFWQSSEHMEGFGQAFVVSEDQELDWADLYYMTTLPKHLRMPHLFPKLPLPFRDTLETYSEEMKDLALNIIGHMGKALKIEEKEIKELFEDGIQLMRMNYYPPCPEPDKVIGLTPHSDGIGLTILLQVNEVEGLQIRKDGLWVPVKPLPNAFIVNVGDILEG, encoded by the exons ATGGGAGATAGCAGCAAGAATCCTTCTGGAACTTCAATTCTGGTACCATCAGTTCAAGAGTTGGCTAAACAGAATTTGTCTGCTGTTCCTCACAGATACATTCAACCTCACCATGAAGACATGCACCTCATCTCTCAACAAACTCATGGTCTTCAGATTCCAGTTATCGACATGCACAACTTGCTTTCTGCAGAATCTAAAACTTCAGAACTTCAAAAGCTTCATCTTGCTTGCAAACATTGGGGATTCTTCCAG CTGGTAAATCATGGGGTTAGTCTTTCTTTGGTGGAGAAAGTAAAGGTGGAAATTCAAGAATTTTTCAACCTTCCAATGtcagagaagaaaaagttttggCAGAGTTCAGAGCATATGGAAGGTTTTGGACAAGCATTTGTTGTGAGTGAAGATCAAGAACTTGATTGGGCTGACCTTTATTACATGACAACCCTCCCAAAACATTTAAGAATGCCTCATTTATTTCCAAAGCTCCCTCTTCCTTTCAG AGACACTCTGGAAACTTACTCAGAAGAAATGAAAGATCTGGCCTTGAATATTATTGGTCATATGGGAAAAGCTTTGAAGattgaagaaaaggaaataaaggAATTATTTGAAGATGGAATTCAACTGATGAGGATGAATTACTACCCTCCATGCCCTGAACCAGATAAGGTTATAGGACTTACCCCTCATTCAGATGGAATTGGACTTACTATTCTCCTGCAAGTCAATGAAGTAGAAGGGTTGCAGATAAGAAAAGATGGCTTGTGGGTTCCAGTTAAACCCTTGCCTAATGCATTCATTGTAAATGTCGGGGACATATTAGAg GGATAG
- the LOC108334479 gene encoding protein SRG1-like: MEKLSKESGTSLLVPSVQELSKENVSNVPERYFQPQHQQETVFISQESDATLQIPVIDIQKLLSQESASSELTRLHLACKEWGFFQIINHGVSCSLVDEIKLEIKEFFKLPMSEKKKYWQSSETMEGFGQLFVVSEDQKLDWNDMFYMITLPTKSRMPHLFPQLSLPFRDTLELYSQKMKDLAMMIIGQMGKALEIEEREMRELFEDGIQMMRMNYYPPFPQPEKVIGLTNHSDAVALTILLQLNQVEGLQIRKDGMWIPVKPLPNAFVVNVGDIMEIITNGTYRSIEHRATVNSVKERLSFGTFYSPREDAVIGPSPCLVTDQTPPQFKSIRVDQYFKDFFSRKLEGKSHRDNMKIEHPN; encoded by the exons ATGGAAAAGTTGTCTAAGGAATCAGGAACTTCACTCTTGGTACCATCAGTTCAAGAGTTATCTAAAGAGAATGTATCTAATGTTCCAGAAAGATACTTTCAGCCTCAACATCAACAAGAAACGGTGTTCATCTCTCAAGAATCTGATGCCACCCTTCAGATTCCAGTAATTGACATTCAGAAATTGCTTTCTCAAGAATCTGCAAGTTCGGAATTGACTAGGCTTCACCTTGCTTGCAAAGAATGGGGATTCTTCCAG aTTATAAACCATGGTGTGAGCTGTTCTTTGGTGGATGAAATAAAGTTGGAGATTAAGGAATTTTTCAAGCTTCCAATGTCAGAGAAGAAAAAGTATTGGCAGAGTTCAGAGACTATGGAGGGTTTTGGGCAATTATTTGTTGTGAGTGAAGATCAAAAACTTGATTGGAATGATATGTTCTATATGATCACCCTTCCTACCAAATCCAGAATGCCCCACTTATTTCCACAGCTCTCTCTCCCTTTCAG AGACACTCTGGAACTATACTCACAGAAAATGAAAGATCTGGCCATGATGATAATTGGACAAATGGGCAAAGCTTTGGAGATAGAAGAAAGGGAAATGAGAGAATTATTTGAAGATGGGATACAAATGATGAGGATGAACTATTACCCTCCTTTTCCTCAACCAGAAAAGGTCATTGGTTTAACAAATCATTCAGATGCAGTAGCTCTAACCATCCTCTTACAGCTCAATCAAGTAGAAGGGTTGCAGATAAGAAAAGATGGCATGTGGATTCCTGTTAAACCCTTACCTAATGCCTTTGTTGTCAACGTTGGTGACATAATGGAG ATTATTACGAATGGAACATATCGGAGTATTGAGCATCGAGCAACAGTGAATTCTGTGAAGGAAAGACTTTCATTTGGAACATTCTATAGCCCTAGAGAAGATGCTGTCATAGGTCCTTCACCATGTTTGGTAACTGATCAAACACCACCACAGTTCAAGAGTATCAGAGTGGATCAGTATTTTAAGGACTTTTTTTCTCGAAAACTTGAAGGAAAGTCACACAGAGATAACATGAAAATAGAGCATCCTAATTGA
- the LOC108334478 gene encoding protein SRG1: protein MEKFSNVSGSSVLVPSVQELAKQNLATVPQRYIQPQHEQQMLHISQQPNTATLQIPVIDMQRLLSQEYGSSELDKLHLVCKEWGFFQLINHGISSSMVEKVKLEMEDFFNLPMTEKKIFWQTPEHMEGFGQAFVFSEDQKLDWGDMFYMIALPKHSRMPHLFSQLPLPFRDTLEVYSEKMKDLTMDIVGHLAKALGIEEVEIREIFENGIQMMRMNYYPACPEPEKVNGLTNHSDPTALTILLQLNEQQGLQIRKDEIWVPVKPLPNAFIVNVGDILEIITNGTYRSVEHRATVNSEKERLSFATFYSPREDAVIGPSPCLITEQTPPQFKSIRVDQYFKDFFARKLEGKSNRDNMKIEHPN, encoded by the exons ATGGAAAAGTTCTCGAACGTATCAGGAAGTTCAGTTTTGGTACCATCAGTTCAAGAGTTGGCCAAACAAAATTTGGCTACTGTTCCACAAAGATACATTCAGCCTCAACATGAACAACAAATGCTGCATATTTCTCAACAACCTAATACTGCTACCCTTCAGATTCCAGTTATTGACATGCAGAGACTGCTTTCTCAAGAATATGGAAGTTCTGAATTGGATAAGCTTCACCTTGTTTGCAAGGAATGGGGATTCTTTCAG CTGATAAACCATGGAATAAGCTCATCGATGGTGGAGAAAGTGAAATTGGAGATGGAAGATTTCTTCAACCTTCCAATGACGGAGAAGAAAATTTTTTGGCAAACTCCAGAACACATGGAGGGTTTCGGACAAGCATTTGTTTTCAGTGAAGATCAAAAGCTAGATTGGGGTGATATGTTCTACATGATCGCCCTTCCAAAGCACTCCAGAATGCCCCACTTATTTTCACAACTCCCTCTTCCTTTCAG AGACACTCTAGAAGTTTACTCAGAAAAGATGAAGGATCTAACTATGGATATTGTTGGGCATTTGGCAAAAGCATTGGGGATAGAAGAAGTGGAAATAAGAGAGATATTTGAAAATGGGATACAAATGATGAGAATGAATTATTACCCTGCATGTCCTGAACCAGAAAAAGTGAATGGCCTAACCAATCATTCAGATCCAACAGCTCTCACCATCCTCTTACAACTAAATGAACAACAAGGATTGCagataagaaaagatgaaatctGGGTTCCTGTTAAACCCTTGCCTAATGCCTTCATTGTTAATGTTGGGGACATCTTGGAG ATTATTACGAATGGAACATATCGGAGTGTTGAGCATCGAGCAACAGTGAATTCAGAGAAGGAAAGACTTTCATTTGCAACATTCTATAGCCCTAGAGAAGATGCTGTCATAGGTCCTTCACCATGTTTGATAACTGAGCAAACACCACCACAGTTCAAGAGTATCAGAGTGGATCAGTATTTTAAGGACTTTTTTGCTCGAAAACTTGAAGGAAAGTCCAACAGAGATAACATGAAAATAGAGCATCCTAATTGA